In Alkalihalobacillus sp. TS-13, the following are encoded in one genomic region:
- the topA gene encoding type I DNA topoisomerase codes for MADYLVIVESPAKAKTIEKYLGKKYIVKASMGHVRDLPKSQMGVDVNNDFEPRYITIRGKGPVLKDLKTAAKKVKKIFLAADPDREGEAIAWHLAHSLEMDDKSDCRVVFNEITKQAIKDSFKRPRKINMDLVDAQQARRILDRLVGYNISPLLWKKVKKGLSAGRVQTVALRLIVEREKEIQNFKPEEYWKIKALFNKNGEQFEASFFELNGEKVELSNEEKVKEVLKHIKGESFDVTSVLKKERKRNPAAPFTTSSLQQEAARKLNFRAKKTMMMAQQLYEGIDIGKEGTVGLITYMRTDSTRVSDVAKNEARDYITEQYGSKFTSSRPTGKKSNNAQDAHEAVRPTSTLRDPKAVKPYLSRDQYRLYKLIWERFVASQMAPAIMDTMAVNLDNNGVRFRANGSKVKFPGFMKVYVEGNDDNKKDEDKILPDLKEGDSVKTEDIEPSQHFTQPPPRYSEARLVKTMEELGIGRPSTYAPTLDTIQRRGYVALDARKFVPTELGEIVLELILEFFPEVIDVEFTAEMETSLDHIEEGTEEWKKIIAAFYKEFEKKLKVAEEEMKEVEIQDEPAGENCEKCGSEMVYKMGRYGKFMACSNFPDCRNTKPIVKDIGVKCPKCNEGNVVERKSKKRRIFYGCDRYPNCDFVSWDKPISRPCPKCESLLVEKKTKKSNTIQCTNCDYKEKQN; via the coding sequence ATGGCTGATTACTTAGTAATAGTAGAATCTCCCGCCAAAGCAAAAACGATTGAAAAATATTTAGGAAAAAAATATATCGTAAAAGCTTCCATGGGACATGTACGTGATTTACCGAAAAGCCAAATGGGTGTTGATGTAAATAACGATTTTGAACCTAGATACATTACGATCAGAGGGAAAGGTCCCGTATTGAAAGACCTGAAGACCGCTGCAAAGAAAGTAAAAAAGATTTTTCTCGCAGCTGACCCCGATCGTGAAGGAGAAGCGATTGCTTGGCATTTGGCCCATAGCCTTGAAATGGACGATAAATCTGATTGTCGAGTTGTGTTCAATGAAATTACGAAACAAGCTATCAAAGACTCGTTCAAGAGACCTCGCAAGATCAACATGGATCTTGTAGATGCCCAACAAGCGAGACGGATTCTCGATCGACTTGTCGGATATAACATCAGTCCTTTGTTATGGAAGAAAGTAAAAAAAGGATTAAGTGCTGGTCGTGTCCAAACCGTGGCATTACGCTTGATTGTCGAACGTGAAAAAGAAATACAGAATTTCAAACCAGAAGAATACTGGAAAATCAAAGCGTTATTCAATAAAAATGGTGAACAATTCGAAGCGTCCTTCTTTGAGTTGAATGGTGAAAAGGTTGAACTTTCGAATGAAGAAAAAGTGAAGGAAGTCTTGAAGCACATCAAAGGTGAATCATTTGATGTCACTTCTGTCCTGAAGAAAGAGCGTAAAAGAAATCCAGCCGCTCCATTTACAACTTCTTCATTGCAACAGGAAGCAGCAAGAAAATTGAATTTTCGTGCAAAGAAAACGATGATGATGGCGCAACAATTATACGAAGGAATCGATATTGGGAAAGAAGGGACTGTCGGTCTTATCACCTATATGAGAACCGATTCCACTCGTGTATCTGATGTAGCCAAAAATGAAGCACGCGATTATATTACAGAACAATATGGATCGAAATTCACGAGCAGTCGACCGACTGGAAAAAAATCCAATAATGCGCAGGATGCCCACGAAGCGGTGCGCCCGACGTCGACCCTTCGGGATCCGAAAGCAGTCAAACCGTATTTGAGCCGGGATCAATATCGTTTATATAAATTGATTTGGGAACGTTTCGTTGCAAGTCAGATGGCACCAGCGATCATGGATACGATGGCGGTCAACCTGGACAATAACGGAGTACGTTTCCGTGCAAACGGTTCAAAAGTGAAATTCCCTGGATTCATGAAAGTTTATGTAGAAGGTAACGATGATAACAAGAAAGATGAAGATAAGATTCTTCCAGACCTGAAAGAGGGAGACTCGGTCAAAACCGAAGATATTGAACCGAGCCAGCACTTCACTCAGCCTCCACCGAGATATTCAGAGGCAAGGTTGGTCAAAACGATGGAGGAACTTGGAATCGGACGACCATCTACTTACGCACCGACTCTCGATACGATTCAACGTCGTGGATATGTGGCATTAGACGCTCGGAAGTTCGTACCGACTGAACTTGGGGAAATTGTACTGGAGCTGATCCTTGAGTTTTTCCCTGAAGTCATTGATGTCGAGTTTACTGCTGAAATGGAAACGAGTCTCGACCATATCGAGGAAGGTACAGAAGAGTGGAAGAAAATTATTGCTGCCTTTTATAAAGAATTCGAGAAAAAATTGAAGGTTGCAGAGGAAGAAATGAAGGAAGTAGAGATCCAGGACGAACCTGCCGGTGAAAATTGTGAGAAATGCGGCAGCGAGATGGTCTATAAAATGGGTCGATACGGGAAGTTCATGGCTTGCTCGAATTTTCCTGACTGTAGAAATACGAAACCGATTGTCAAGGATATCGGTGTAAAATGTCCAAAATGTAATGAAGGAAATGTCGTTGAGCGAAAGAGTAAAAAGAGGCGCATCTTCTATGGTTGCGATCGATATCCTAACTGTGATTTCGTTTCATGGGATAAACCGATCAGCCGACCTTGCCCGAAGTGCGAAAGTTTACTCGTCGAAAAGAAAACGAAGAAAAGCAACACGATCCAGTGTACGAATTGCGACTACAAAGAGAAACAAAATTAG
- the xerC gene encoding tyrosine recombinase XerC: MQEDIRLFIEYLQIEKNCSQHTVINYQVDIDDFVEFMRQQGMYQFAAVSYVHVRHYLTILHEKKYARKTVARKVSTLRSLYRFLIREERLEQNPFKSASLPRQNKRLPKFFYAEELEELFEVSDLNTALGQRNQTLLELLYGTGIRVSECCGLTLKDIDLSIETILVRGKGRRERYVPIGSYAIESLDRYLNSGRKTLMKTKEHDKLFVNYKGDPLTDRGVRKVLKKMIEATSLTMNITPHMLRHTFATHLLNEGADLRAVQELLGHSQMSTTQIYTHVTKDRLQQMYRNFHPRA, encoded by the coding sequence ATGCAAGAAGACATTCGTCTTTTTATCGAATATCTACAAATTGAAAAAAATTGTTCGCAGCATACCGTCATCAATTATCAAGTTGACATCGACGATTTTGTGGAATTCATGAGGCAGCAAGGCATGTACCAATTTGCTGCTGTTTCTTATGTACATGTCCGTCACTATCTGACAATATTGCATGAAAAGAAATACGCCAGAAAAACTGTAGCAAGAAAAGTCTCAACATTAAGAAGTTTATATCGGTTTTTAATCAGAGAAGAACGCTTAGAACAGAATCCTTTTAAAAGTGCTAGTCTACCGAGACAAAACAAGCGACTCCCCAAATTCTTTTATGCAGAAGAACTTGAGGAGTTGTTTGAAGTTTCAGACTTAAACACCGCCTTGGGACAGAGGAATCAAACGTTGCTCGAACTTCTTTACGGAACGGGAATTCGAGTCAGTGAATGTTGTGGTCTTACTCTGAAAGACATCGATCTTTCGATTGAAACGATTCTTGTAAGGGGAAAAGGGCGCAGGGAAAGATATGTCCCGATAGGCAGTTATGCAATCGAATCGTTGGACCGTTATTTGAATTCTGGCAGGAAGACATTAATGAAAACGAAAGAGCATGATAAACTCTTCGTGAATTATAAAGGGGATCCTCTGACGGACCGAGGTGTAAGGAAAGTTCTGAAAAAGATGATCGAAGCGACATCTTTGACGATGAACATCACCCCGCACATGCTGCGTCATACGTTTGCGACCCACTTGTTGAATGAGGGTGCTGATTTGAGAGCAGTACAGGAACTATTGGGTCATTCCCAAATGTCTACCACTCAAATTTATACACACGTTACTAAAGATAGATTGCAGCAGATGTATCGTAATTTTCATCCAAGAGCTTAA
- a CDS encoding small, acid-soluble spore protein, alpha/beta type: MMKKNKLEVPGCDQAVQQFREEFAEEFGVFRPAAERDSITKKIVDERKKNDDC; this comes from the coding sequence ATGATGAAAAAAAACAAGCTGGAAGTACCTGGATGTGATCAAGCAGTCCAACAGTTCCGAGAAGAATTTGCTGAAGAATTCGGTGTTTTTCGACCGGCAGCCGAGCGTGATAGCATCACGAAGAAAATCGTGGATGAGCGAAAAAAGAATGACGATTGTTAA
- the dprA gene encoding DNA-processing protein DprA: MSNHQLKTQYLLSESTLIQIKDKTEQEKFLKKSQKYKGSNIEVITIFDTEYPSLLKEIFDPPLVLYVKGDTSLLYGGKILSVVGTRDASINGLRSLEKIITPMIEQGWTIVSGLAYGIDISAHRITMTSNGRTIAVLGSGFNHIYPREHADDAQRIASEHLLISEFPPDRKPAKWQFPMRNRIISGLSRGTLIVEAREKSGSLITGDQALQQGREVFAVPGSILEPRTMGTHHLIQQGAKLAASAEDIFEELSDFKS, encoded by the coding sequence ATGAGTAATCATCAATTAAAGACACAGTATCTTCTTTCCGAATCGACTTTAATCCAAATCAAGGACAAAACGGAGCAAGAAAAATTTTTGAAGAAATCCCAGAAATACAAGGGTAGCAACATCGAAGTCATTACAATATTCGATACGGAGTATCCTTCCTTATTGAAGGAAATTTTCGATCCACCGCTGGTGCTATATGTAAAAGGGGATACGAGTCTTTTGTATGGAGGAAAAATATTAAGTGTCGTCGGTACAAGAGATGCGTCAATAAATGGTCTGCGCAGCCTCGAGAAAATAATCACTCCCATGATTGAACAAGGCTGGACCATTGTCAGTGGACTGGCGTACGGAATTGATATTTCAGCACATCGTATCACGATGACATCAAATGGGCGTACGATTGCTGTTTTGGGCAGCGGGTTCAATCATATTTATCCGCGGGAACATGCCGATGACGCGCAAAGGATCGCCTCGGAACATCTTTTGATTTCCGAATTCCCACCTGATCGGAAACCGGCGAAGTGGCAGTTTCCGATGAGAAACAGGATTATAAGCGGGCTTTCAAGGGGAACATTGATTGTAGAGGCTCGTGAAAAGAGTGGCTCGTTGATAACTGGTGATCAAGCACTTCAACAAGGAAGAGAAGTTTTTGCGGTGCCTGGTTCGATATTAGAACCACGTACAATGGGTACACATCACTTGATACAACAAGGCGCAAAGCTTGCAGCGAGTGCGGAAGATATTTTTGAAGAGTTGTCTGACTTTAAATCTTAA
- a CDS encoding ribonuclease HII, translated as MEKKSIKELRAHIESHEGDLDEGFIRQLKNDSRKGVQQLYVQWCKRKEQEKARIDTYNRMSLIENHCYSNGFRLVAGIDEVGRGPLAGPVVASAVILDTNTPIIGLNDSKKLSEPVREELYEKIIRNAVAIGVGIVSAQEIDRLNIYQASKVAMMKAIEDLPIEPDYLLIDAMDLPIDLPQENIIKGDGKSNSIAAASIVAKVTRDRLMKEIDRKYPQYYFKSNVGYGTVQHLEALKANGITPEHRKSFAPVSELVPNKN; from the coding sequence ATGGAAAAGAAATCAATAAAGGAGCTTCGGGCGCATATCGAAAGTCACGAGGGAGACCTTGATGAGGGGTTTATTCGACAATTGAAGAATGATTCAAGAAAAGGCGTCCAACAGCTTTATGTGCAATGGTGTAAGCGTAAGGAACAAGAAAAGGCACGAATTGATACATATAATCGTATGTCGTTGATCGAAAACCATTGTTATTCGAATGGGTTTCGTTTGGTAGCTGGAATTGATGAGGTGGGCCGTGGACCACTTGCTGGACCAGTCGTCGCCAGTGCGGTCATTTTAGATACAAATACGCCAATCATTGGACTGAACGACTCGAAAAAGCTATCTGAGCCAGTTCGTGAAGAGTTATACGAAAAGATCATCCGGAATGCTGTGGCAATTGGTGTCGGGATTGTATCGGCACAAGAAATCGACCGGTTGAATATTTATCAAGCTAGTAAAGTTGCGATGATGAAGGCGATCGAGGATTTACCGATCGAACCTGATTATCTTTTGATAGATGCGATGGATCTCCCAATTGATCTTCCGCAAGAGAACATCATCAAAGGGGATGGGAAAAGCAACTCAATTGCAGCTGCTTCAATAGTGGCAAAAGTGACGAGGGATAGGTTGATGAAGGAAATCGATCGTAAGTATCCGCAATACTACTTCAAATCAAACGTCGGCTATGGAACGGTACAGCATTTAGAAGCATTAAAAGCGAATGGGATCACACCTGAACATCGTAAATCTTTCGCCCCTGTTTCCGAATTGGTACCAAACAAAAACTAG
- the hslV gene encoding ATP-dependent protease subunit HslV, which translates to MSTFHATTIFAVHHKGGCAMAGDGQVTFGNAVVMKHTAKKVRKLYDGKVLAGFAGSVADAFTLFEKFEAKLEEFNGNLQRSAVELAKEWRGDKMLRKLEAMLIVMNKETLLLVSGTGEVIEPDDGILAIGSGGNYALSAGRALKRHGEHLSATDIAKSALEIAAEICVYTNDQIIVEQLT; encoded by the coding sequence ATGAGTACATTCCATGCTACCACCATTTTTGCTGTCCATCATAAGGGTGGCTGTGCAATGGCAGGAGACGGGCAAGTGACTTTCGGAAATGCCGTAGTGATGAAACATACGGCGAAGAAGGTCCGAAAGTTATACGACGGTAAAGTTCTAGCTGGATTTGCAGGTTCAGTCGCTGATGCCTTCACATTATTCGAAAAATTCGAAGCAAAACTTGAGGAATTCAACGGGAATTTGCAACGATCTGCAGTAGAACTTGCAAAAGAATGGCGTGGTGACAAGATGCTTCGAAAACTGGAAGCGATGTTGATCGTCATGAATAAAGAAACACTATTGCTTGTTTCCGGGACTGGTGAAGTCATTGAGCCGGATGATGGGATACTAGCCATCGGATCAGGTGGGAACTATGCTTTGTCGGCAGGAAGGGCGCTGAAAAGGCATGGTGAACATTTATCTGCAACAGACATCGCGAAAAGCGCATTAGAGATCGCTGCCGAGATCTGCGTTTATACGAATGACCAGATAATTGTTGAACAATTAACTTGA
- the hslU gene encoding HslU--HslV peptidase ATPase subunit translates to MKMDYTPRQIVERLDQFIVGQKNAKKAVAIALRNRYRRSLIDESIRDEVVPKNILMIGPTGVGKTEIARRLAKIVGAPFVKVEATKFTEVGYVGRDVESMVRDLVETSIRIVKEEKMASVKDPAEQNANKRLVELLVPSKKPEQTSYKNPLEMLFGNQQQQDPNDNSDTEKDQIASKRKQIAHQLALGELEDHYVNVEVEEQNQNMMDLFQGSGMEQMGMNMQDMLGNLMPKKKKKRKLTVKEARKVLTHEEAQKLIDMDEVGQEAVTRAEQTGMIFIDEIDKIAGRGNQSADVSREGVQRDILPIVEGSTVVTKYGPVKTDHVLFVAAGAFHIAKPSDLIPELQGRFPIRVELSSLNIDDFVSILVDPDNALTKQYIALLQTEGINIEFSDDAIRRIATIATEVNQNTDNIGARRLHTILERLLEDLSFEAPDINLETITITPDYVDEKLGAIAKNRDLSQYIL, encoded by the coding sequence ATGAAAATGGATTATACACCAAGACAAATTGTTGAACGACTTGATCAGTTTATTGTTGGTCAGAAAAATGCGAAGAAAGCGGTAGCTATTGCACTCCGAAACCGGTATCGCAGAAGTTTGATCGACGAATCGATAAGAGATGAAGTCGTACCGAAAAATATATTGATGATCGGTCCAACTGGTGTAGGGAAGACTGAAATCGCTAGAAGACTGGCTAAGATCGTCGGCGCGCCTTTTGTAAAAGTGGAAGCGACCAAGTTCACCGAAGTCGGTTATGTCGGCCGTGATGTCGAATCCATGGTCCGTGACCTGGTTGAAACATCAATCCGTATTGTAAAAGAAGAGAAGATGGCCTCGGTTAAAGATCCTGCCGAACAGAATGCGAATAAACGGCTAGTGGAATTGTTGGTTCCTTCAAAGAAACCCGAACAGACTTCTTATAAGAACCCTTTGGAAATGTTGTTCGGAAATCAACAACAACAAGATCCGAACGACAATTCCGATACGGAAAAAGACCAGATTGCTTCAAAAAGGAAGCAGATCGCTCATCAACTGGCGCTTGGTGAATTGGAAGATCATTATGTCAACGTAGAGGTTGAGGAACAGAACCAGAATATGATGGATTTGTTCCAGGGCTCAGGAATGGAACAAATGGGGATGAATATGCAGGATATGCTCGGCAATCTGATGCCGAAGAAAAAGAAAAAACGTAAGCTTACTGTAAAGGAAGCAAGAAAGGTCCTGACTCATGAAGAAGCACAAAAATTGATCGATATGGACGAAGTTGGTCAAGAAGCTGTTACAAGAGCCGAACAAACGGGTATGATCTTTATAGATGAGATAGATAAGATTGCAGGTAGGGGTAATCAATCAGCAGATGTCTCGCGTGAAGGGGTGCAAAGAGATATATTGCCGATTGTAGAAGGATCGACAGTTGTTACGAAGTATGGACCTGTCAAGACAGATCATGTGTTGTTCGTAGCAGCAGGCGCGTTCCATATTGCAAAGCCTTCAGATCTTATACCTGAGCTCCAAGGGAGGTTTCCGATCCGGGTAGAACTGTCCAGTCTCAACATTGATGATTTCGTATCAATCCTGGTAGACCCTGACAATGCGTTGACAAAACAATATATAGCACTTTTGCAAACTGAAGGTATAAACATAGAATTTTCTGACGATGCTATTCGTAGAATTGCGACAATCGCAACAGAAGTGAATCAAAATACTGACAATATTGGAGCTAGAAGGCTTCATACGATTTTGGAAAGGTTATTGGAAGATTTATCTTTTGAAGCCCCGGATATTAATCTTGAGACGATTACAATTACTCCTGATTATGTCGATGAAAAACTAGGAGCCATTGCAAAAAATCGAGACTTGAGTCAGTATATCTTATAA
- a CDS encoding EscU/YscU/HrcU family type III secretion system export apparatus switch protein → MTNTDRKTAVALRYDQSANSSPKVVAKGKGATAEEILQTARQHRVQIQEDTSLVQLLSKLEINQEIPPNLYQAVAEVFAFVYQLDQASKPKD, encoded by the coding sequence ATGACGAACACCGATCGTAAAACAGCTGTAGCGTTAAGATATGATCAATCTGCAAATAGTTCACCAAAAGTGGTTGCGAAAGGTAAGGGGGCTACAGCTGAAGAGATTTTGCAAACAGCACGGCAGCATCGTGTACAGATCCAAGAAGATACGTCGTTAGTCCAATTGCTTTCAAAGCTCGAGATCAACCAGGAAATTCCACCAAATTTATATCAGGCGGTAGCCGAAGTTTTCGCTTTCGTGTATCAGCTGGACCAGGCATCGAAACCAAAGGATTGA
- the trmFO gene encoding FADH(2)-oxidizing methylenetetrahydrofolate--tRNA-(uracil(54)-C(5))-methyltransferase TrmFO: protein MNLQAVNVVGAGLAGSEAAWQLAKRGIKVNLYEMRPKRQTPAHHTDKFAELVCSNSLRSNALTNAVGVLKEEMRHLDSVIIQSADDCSVPAGGALAVDRHEFAAKVTERVKDHPNVTVFGEEIRDIPEGPTIIATGPLTSEDLSKALLSLTGEEYLYFYDAAAPIIEVDSIDRDKVYLKSRYDKGEAAYLNCPMTEAEFDRFYDALISAETVPLKEFEKEIFFEGCMPVEVMAKRGKKTLLFGPMKPVGLEDPKTGKQPYAVVQLRQDNKTGTLYNIVGFQTHMKWGPQKEVIRSIPGLESAEIVRYGVMHRNTFINSPNLLRPTYQYKDRADLFFAGQMTGVEGYVESAASGLIAGINAARLVQDQEPVVFPLETALGGMAEYITTANPDNFQPINANFGLFPPLDKRIKNKKERYEKIAERALGTIQNFLTKV from the coding sequence TTGAATTTACAAGCAGTTAATGTCGTAGGTGCAGGGCTAGCAGGAAGTGAAGCTGCTTGGCAGTTAGCAAAACGCGGAATTAAAGTCAATCTATATGAAATGAGACCGAAAAGACAGACACCTGCACACCATACGGATAAATTTGCAGAGTTGGTTTGCAGCAACTCACTTCGTTCAAATGCCTTGACTAATGCAGTAGGGGTACTAAAAGAAGAAATGAGACATTTGGATTCGGTCATCATTCAAAGTGCGGATGACTGTTCTGTCCCTGCCGGTGGTGCACTTGCAGTTGACCGGCATGAATTTGCAGCGAAGGTGACAGAACGCGTGAAAGATCATCCGAATGTGACAGTCTTCGGAGAAGAAATCCGTGATATTCCCGAAGGACCTACGATCATTGCAACTGGTCCATTGACTTCGGAAGATCTGTCAAAAGCGCTATTATCTCTGACAGGTGAAGAGTATCTTTATTTCTATGATGCTGCAGCACCAATTATTGAAGTGGATAGCATCGATCGTGATAAAGTTTATTTGAAATCCCGATATGATAAAGGGGAAGCCGCATACCTGAACTGTCCGATGACAGAAGCGGAATTCGATCGTTTTTATGATGCGCTTATTTCAGCCGAAACGGTCCCTTTGAAAGAATTCGAGAAAGAAATTTTCTTTGAAGGGTGCATGCCAGTCGAGGTGATGGCAAAGCGGGGAAAGAAGACCTTGCTTTTCGGACCAATGAAACCAGTAGGATTAGAAGATCCGAAAACCGGGAAACAACCATATGCAGTTGTTCAATTACGACAGGACAACAAGACTGGAACACTCTATAACATCGTAGGTTTCCAAACACATATGAAATGGGGTCCGCAGAAAGAAGTCATAAGATCGATCCCGGGTTTGGAAAGTGCGGAGATCGTTCGATATGGTGTCATGCATCGGAATACGTTTATCAATTCACCAAATTTACTTAGACCGACATACCAGTATAAAGACCGTGCTGATTTGTTCTTCGCCGGTCAGATGACAGGTGTGGAAGGTTATGTGGAAAGTGCAGCTTCCGGTTTGATCGCAGGAATCAACGCGGCTCGTCTTGTTCAAGATCAAGAACCAGTTGTTTTCCCGCTGGAAACGGCATTAGGCGGAATGGCAGAATATATTACGACTGCCAACCCGGATAACTTCCAGCCGATCAATGCAAATTTCGGATTATTTCCTCCGCTTGATAAGAGAATCAAGAATAAGAAGGAACGGTACGAAAAGATTGCTGAGAGAGCACTGGGAACAATTCAGAATTTTTTAACAAAAGTGTGA
- the sucC gene encoding ADP-forming succinate--CoA ligase subunit beta: MNIHEYQGKELLRKYGVSVPNGKVAYTIKEAVDAAKELGTEINVVKAQIHAGGRGKAGGVKVAKNLDEVRTYAEEILGKTLVTHQTGPEGKEVKRLLIEEGCDIKKEYYVGLVLDRATSRVVMMASEEGGTEIEEVAEKTPEKIFKEVIDPVVGLSPYQARRLAFNINIPKELVNKAVKFMMGLYTVFVEKDCSIAEINPLVTTGDGNVMALDAKLNFDSNALFRHKDILELRDLDEEDPKEIEASKYDLSYISLDGNIGCMVNGAGLAMSTMDIIKYYGGDPANFLDVGGGATADKVTEAFKIILSDHNVKGIFVNIFGGIMKCDVIAEGVIEATKQVGLELPLVVRLEGTNVDLGKKLLNESGLNITAAESMADGAEKIVSLVK; the protein is encoded by the coding sequence ATGAATATCCACGAGTATCAAGGAAAAGAACTCTTGAGAAAGTATGGGGTATCAGTTCCTAATGGAAAGGTTGCATATACGATCAAAGAAGCAGTAGATGCAGCTAAAGAACTCGGTACTGAAATCAATGTAGTTAAAGCTCAAATTCACGCTGGTGGACGTGGGAAAGCCGGTGGTGTTAAAGTTGCTAAAAATCTTGATGAAGTGCGTACATATGCTGAAGAGATTTTAGGCAAAACACTCGTTACCCATCAAACAGGCCCTGAAGGAAAAGAAGTTAAGCGTCTTCTAATTGAAGAGGGCTGTGACATCAAGAAAGAATACTATGTAGGACTTGTATTGGACCGTGCTACTTCACGTGTCGTCATGATGGCATCTGAAGAAGGCGGTACTGAAATCGAAGAGGTAGCAGAAAAGACACCTGAAAAAATCTTTAAAGAAGTGATCGATCCGGTAGTTGGACTTAGTCCTTACCAGGCTCGCCGCTTAGCTTTCAACATCAATATTCCGAAAGAGCTCGTGAATAAAGCAGTCAAGTTCATGATGGGCTTATATACTGTGTTTGTTGAGAAGGATTGCTCAATTGCAGAAATCAACCCTCTCGTAACGACTGGGGATGGAAATGTAATGGCGCTTGATGCGAAATTGAACTTTGATTCAAACGCATTATTCCGTCATAAAGATATTCTTGAATTGCGTGACTTGGATGAAGAGGATCCTAAGGAAATCGAAGCTTCTAAGTACGACCTCAGCTATATCTCCTTAGACGGTAATATCGGTTGTATGGTTAACGGAGCAGGTCTTGCAATGTCAACGATGGATATCATCAAATATTACGGCGGGGATCCTGCGAACTTCCTTGATGTTGGGGGCGGTGCAACAGCTGATAAGGTAACTGAAGCCTTCAAGATCATCTTGTCTGATCATAATGTAAAAGGAATCTTCGTAAACATTTTCGGTGGAATCATGAAATGTGATGTCATTGCTGAAGGTGTAATCGAAGCTACGAAACAAGTAGGTCTTGAACTTCCTCTAGTTGTACGTCTGGAAGGAACGAACGTAGACCTTGGTAAAAAATTGTTGAATGAATCCGGATTGAATATCACTGCAGCTGAGTCTATGGCTGACGGTGCAGAAAAAATCGTTTCACTAGTGAAGTAG
- the sucD gene encoding succinate--CoA ligase subunit alpha: MSVYVNKDTKVIVQGITGSTALFHTKQMLEYGTKIVGGVTPGKGGTEVEGVPVFNTVEDAVKETGANASVIYVPAPFAADAILEAVDADLDLAICITEHIPVMDMVKVKRYMEGKKTRLVGPNCPGVITPEECKIGIMPGYIHKKGHVGVVSRSGTLTYEAVHQLSQAGIGQSTAVGIGGDPVNGTDFIDVLKAFNEDEDTYAVIMIGEIGGTAEEEAAEWVKANMTKPVVGFIGGQTAPPGKRMGHAGAIISGGKGTAEEKIKTMNACGIKVAETPSVMGETLISVLKEQNLLEACTTHSK, encoded by the coding sequence ATGAGCGTTTATGTTAATAAAGATACGAAAGTAATCGTACAAGGGATCACAGGTTCAACAGCCCTTTTCCATACGAAGCAAATGCTTGAATACGGTACTAAAATCGTTGGTGGAGTGACGCCTGGTAAAGGTGGTACAGAAGTTGAAGGAGTTCCTGTATTCAACACAGTTGAAGATGCAGTGAAAGAAACTGGAGCGAATGCTTCTGTCATTTATGTGCCTGCACCATTCGCTGCAGACGCGATCCTTGAAGCGGTAGATGCAGACCTTGACCTAGCCATCTGTATCACAGAACACATTCCGGTAATGGATATGGTGAAAGTCAAGCGTTATATGGAAGGGAAGAAGACACGCTTGGTTGGTCCGAACTGTCCAGGTGTCATCACTCCAGAAGAATGCAAAATCGGAATCATGCCTGGCTATATCCATAAGAAAGGACATGTCGGGGTTGTTTCCCGTTCTGGAACATTGACTTATGAAGCAGTCCATCAGCTGTCTCAAGCTGGTATCGGCCAATCTACAGCAGTTGGTATCGGTGGGGACCCAGTCAATGGTACAGACTTCATCGACGTCCTTAAAGCATTCAATGAGGATGAAGATACTTATGCAGTCATCATGATCGGTGAAATCGGTGGTACTGCTGAAGAGGAAGCTGCAGAGTGGGTAAAAGCGAACATGACGAAACCTGTTGTTGGATTCATCGGAGGTCAAACTGCACCTCCAGGAAAGCGCATGGGACATGCAGGTGCGATCATTTCAGGCGGTAAAGGTACAGCTGAAGAAAAGATCAAAACCATGAATGCGTGTGGAATCAAGGTTGCAGAAACACCATCTGTAATGGGAGAAACGTTGATTTCTGTATTGAAAGAACAGAATCTATTGGAAGCTTGCACAACACATAGCAAATAA